AGACGTGGTTGTAGTCGCGGTAGACGTTGACCCCGCCGATCACCGCCGGGCACCGCCCGTCCACGCAGAACAGGGGCATCGTGTCGACGAAGTGGGCACCCTCGAGCTGCTCGGCCGCCGGCTCGAAGGGATCGAACTCCGGCACGAGGTCCTCGACCGGGACGTCGCACTTCGACCAGTCGCGCGAGTCGAGCTCGGTCAGACAGTCCAGCGTGTCCTCCCGCAGCCGGGGGTTGTCGCGCAGGGCCACGACCGGCACGCCCGCCTCGACCACCGGCTTCCAGGCCTCCACGTGACTGGCCACCTGGCGGGGCTTCGGGCCCTTCATCCGGCCGTTGTACGCGGTCGTGACGACGACGTCGTAGTCACGGACATGGTCCTCGAGCCAGTCCGCCAGCCGTGCGCGCCACACGTCGCACCTCGGTCCGCGCTCGGTGTCCTTGCGGTCCAGGACCGGCAGGGTGCTCCACCCGCAGCTGGCCTTCGCCGCGGCGTCCACCTCGACCACGCCGCGCTCGTCGAGCCGGCGGAACGCCCCCAGCAGCACGCGGGCGTGGGAGTCGCCCAGCACGAGCACGCGGGGCACGTCGGGATCCGGGCTCGCGTCCTCGCCCAGCTGGCAGACGTCGAGGTCGGCGTCGTCCGGGACGGACCAGCAGTCGAGGTAGGACTCGAAGTCCCACCGTGCCCGGTTCAACGGCGGACGGATGACGCCGTCGAGCTCGGGGTTGGCGCAGTCGCGACCCTCGCTCACGGCGGCCATCGTCATCGCGCCGAGGCAGGCGGGCAGGTCGGCCGTCATCACGCTCTCGACCCGCGCGACGTCGCTCTCGATGGCCTCCACCCGGTCGATGCCGGGCACGGTGACCAGGAACGCCGCGAGCACCGAGGCGGCCGCCACGGCGACCCAGACTCCCCCGCGATCGACGAGGGCGCGGACGGCGGCGACCAGACCCACCGTGGCGACGGCGGCGGCGCCCACCACGAGCAGGAGAGCGCCACGGTCGCGCAGGCCGAGGTCGCGGCCCAACACCTCAGGCGCGAGGCGCAGCGCGGGTCCGGCCCAGCACAGGCCGGCCCACGCGACGGCGCCGAACCACGCGGCCACCCGCGGGCCGAGGAGCACGGCGGGCGAACCCGGGGCGGGGCCGCTCAGGACCAGGACGAGGCCGACCACGGCGCCCGTGACGGTGGCCAGGACCCCGCCCGAGCCGAGGACGGCGATGCACGGCACGGCGAAGGTCGTGAGCCAGGCGACGAGGGCGAGATCGCGCCGCTCGACCGCCTCGGCCGGGCCTGCCATCGCGAGCGAGACGAGCACGCCGAGTCCGACCGGCCAGAACCTCGTCCCGAGGTGGGCGGCCGGGTCGAAGGCCCACCAGGCGAAGGAGGCGACCGACAGGACCAGCACGATGAGGCCGAGCCCGCTCGCCAGCCGGCCCGCGACCCATCGGAGCACGAGGACCAGCACGGCCGACTGCACCAGCAGGGCGACGATCCAGAAGAGGGCGACGGGCGACTCGGCGTCGACCCCGCGGATGTTGGTGGCCGCGAAGGCCGCCTCGCGGATGTCGCGCAGCACCGGCTCCCACTCGCCGAGGTCGAGCCAGCGCTGCACGGCCAGGCCCGTGGCCACCAGGACGAGCAACGGAGGGACGAGCAGGCGCAGGCCGGCGCCGAGGGCGGGCCCGAGCGGGCGCCGCCGCTCCACGAGCAGCGCGTGCCCCAGCAGGGCGCCGGCTGCGACCAGCAGGATCTCGGTGGCCGCTGCCGCACCCGGCAGGCGACCGGGCCAGTACAGGCCGAGCACGACCAGCGCCGAGGCGGCGCCCGCGATCGTGCACCACGCAGTGGTGGCTCGTCCCCCGGTCGTCACGTTCGTCAACCCTACGTGGCGCCGCCAGGTGACCTACTGTGTGACCGTGCCCGAGGTCGACCTGGGATTCCCCCGCTCCTTCGTGGAGTTCGCGAACCCTGACGACGCCACCGAGGTCTTCCGCTGCGACCTCACGTGGCTCACGTCGCGGTGGACCTGCATCTTCGGCGCGGGCTGCCCCGGGATCTACGCGAATGCCCCCGACTCCGGCTGCTGCACGCTGGGGGCGCACTTCAGCGACGAGGACGACCACGCCCGGGTCGCCGGCTTCGTGGATCGCCTCGACCCCACCGAGTGGGAGCTGCACGACCTGGGACACCGGGACGGATGGACCGAGCGCGACGAGGACGGCGAGCTCAAGACGCGCGTCGCGGACGGCGCCTGCATCTTCCACAACTCCCGCGACTTCCCCGGCGGCTACGGCTGCGCGCTCCACGCCCACGCACTGGCCACCGGCCTCGAGCCCCACACGACGAAGCCCGACGTGTGCTGGCAGCTGCCCCTGCGACGGCAGTTCCGCGAGGTCGACCCGGGCGACGGCTCCTCCTACACCGAGGTCAGCATCGGTGAGTACACCCGCGCCGGCTGGGGCCCGGGCGGAGCCGACCTCGACTGGTACTGCTCGTCGAACACCGAGGCCCACGTGGCCGCCGATCCGGTCTACGTGGGCAATCGCGCCGAGCTGACCGCGCTCATGGGCGAGGCGGGCTACGCCGAGCTCGTACTGCACTGCGAGCGCTTCGTCGCGGCGGGGCGGCCCGTGCCGCACCCCGCGGACCGAAGGTGACCCTGACTGCGACGCCGATCACATGGCGGGCAACAATGCCGTATGCACCTCGATCATCTGTCGTTCGCAGTCGGACCGGCCGGTCTCATCGAGACCACGACCGAGCTGAGTGAGAAGTTCGGCTCCGTGTTCCAGGCCGGCGGCATCCACCCCCGCTTCGGCACCAACAACATGATCCTGCCGCTCAAGAACCGCCAGTACCTCGAGGTCGTCGAGGCGCTCGAGCACCCCGCCTCCGACAAGGCGCCCTTCGGCCAGGCCGTCAAAGCGCGCTCCGAGCTCGGTGGCGGCTGGATGGGCTGGTGCGTGTCGGTCGACGACATCGCGCCCGTGGAGCACCGCATCGGCCGTCACGCCGTGCCGGGCAACCGCCATCGTCCCGACGGCTACAACCTGACGTGGAAGCAGATCGGCGTCCACGGCATGCGCGCCGATCCGCAGCTGCCCTTCGTCACCTGCTGGGACATCCCGGCCGAGGAGCACCCCTCGCAGATGGCCGAGTCCGAGATCGCGCTCGTCGGGCTGGAGATCGCCGGCAGCCCCGAGCGCCTCGCCGACTGGCTGGGCGAGCCGGCCGTCGGCGCCCTCGAGCAGATCGAGGTCCGGTGGGTCGCCCCGAACGGTCTTCCCGGCATCCTCGCGGCGGAGTTCGAGACGCCCGGCGGGATCGTCCGCATCTGACCCCGCGGTCTGTCGGACCTCGCGTCTAGGCTCCTTCCATGCCACCGAAGACCGCCTCCGCGTTCGCCTGCTCCGAGTGCGGCTGGACCACCGCCAAGTGGGTCGGCCGCTGCGGCGAGTGCCAGGCCTGGGGCACCGTCGACGTCGTCGGCGGCAGCTCGCGCAACGGCCGCACGGCCGCCGGTCCGGTCTCCAGCCCCGCCGTCCCGATCGCCCAGGTCACCGCCACCGAGGCGGCGTCCGTGGGCTCGGGGATCCCCGAGCTCGATCGCGTCCTCGGCGGCGGGGTGGTCTCGGGCGCCGTCATGCTGATGGCGGGCGAGCCCGGCGTCGGCAAGTCCACGCTGCTGCTCGAGGTGGCCGCCCGGTGGGCCAGGGCCGGCCGCCGCACGCTCTACGTCTCGGGCGAGGAGTCCGCCGCCCAGGTCCGGCTGCGCGCCGAGCGCACCGGTGCCCTCGCCGACGAGCTCTTCCTCGCCGCCGAGACCGATCTGGGCGGCCTGCTCACCCACATCGACGCGGTCAAGCCCAGCCTGCTGATCGTCGACTCGGTCCAGACCATCGGCTCGGCCTCGATCGAGGGCGTCCCCGGCGGCGTCACCCAGGTGCGCGAGGTCGCCGCCACGGTGATCGGGCGCGCCAAGGCCGAGGGCATCGCCACCCTCCTGGTCGGCCACGTCACCAAGGACGGCTCCGTCGCCGGTCCCCGTGTCCTGGAGCACCTCGTCGACGTCGTGCTCCAGTTCGAGGGCGACCGCACCAGCCGGCTGCGCCTGCTGCGCGCCACCAAGAACCGGTTCGGTCCGGTCGACGAGATCGGCTGCTTCGACCTCGTCGACGCCGGCATCGTCGAGGTGCCCGACCCCACGGGGCTGTTCGTCTCGCGCCACGAGTCGCCCGTCCCGGGCACGTGCGTCACGGTCACGATGGAGGGCCGCCGGCCCCTGCTGGCCGAGGTCCAGGCCCTCACCGTCGCCGCCACCACGCCGTCGCCCCGGCGCTCCTCCAGCGGCCTGGACTCGTCCCGGGTCGCGATGCTGCTGGCGGTGCTGAGCAAGACCGGCGTCTCGCTGGGCAACCAGGACGTCTACACCGCCTCGGTCGGCGGCGCCCGCCTGCACGAGCCGTCGGTCGACCTGGCCGTCGCGCTCGCCGTGATCTCGGCTGCCGGTGGATCGCCGCTGCCCGGCGGCCTCGTCGCCATCGGCGAGGTCGGGCTCGCCGGCGAGGTCCGCCCGGTGCGCGGTCTCGAGGCCCGGCTGCGCGAGGCCGCGCGGATCGGCTTCACCCACGCGATCGTCCCGACCGGCACCGAGAACCTCGACCGGGTGGGCCTGAAGGTGCTGCGAACCGGTGATCTGGCCGCCGCGCTCCGGGCGCTGCCCTAGGATGAGGCGACCACGTCCATGACCGAGAGCGGGGGATGTCGTGCCGGTTCCGGACCTCAGGGCCACACTCACCTCCGTCGCGCCCGGAACGGCGCTGCGTGAGGGACTCGAGCGCATCATGCGCGGGCGCACCGGCGCCCTGATCGTGATCGGCCAGGACCGGATCGTCGACTCGATCTCCACGGGCGGCTTCGCCCTCGACGTGCCCTTCACCGCCACCGGCGTGCGCGAGCTGGCGAAGATGGACGGCGCGATCATCCTGGACTCCTCCGCCACCCGGATCATGCGGGCCGCCGTGCACCTCATGCCCGACCCGTCGATCCCCACCACCGAGTCCGGCACCCGCCACCGCACCGCCGAGCGCGTGGCCCGCCAGACCGGCGTCCCGGTGATCTCCGTGTCGGCGTCGATGCACACGATCGCGCTCTACCAGGACGACCAGCGCTACGTCCTCGAGGAGCCCACGGTCGTCGTCAGCCGCGCCAACCAGGCCCTCCAGACGCTCGAGCGGTACCGCACCCGCCTCGACGAGGTGTCCGACGCACTGTCGGCGCTCGAGGTCGAGGACCTCGTCACCGTCCGCGACGTCACCGCCGTGGCCCAGCGTCTCGAGATGGTGCGACGCATCTCCGACGAGATCGAGATGTACGTCCTCGAGCTCGGCTCCGACGGTCGCCTGCTGTCGCTGCAGCTCAACGAGCTCGTCGGCGGCGTCGACTCCGAGCGCACCCTCGTGGTGCGCGACTATCTGCCCGCCGGCGCCGACGACCAGGTGATCAAGGTCCTCGACGAGCTGGCCGCGCTGGAGTCGCAGGAGGTGCTCGACCTGGGCATCGTCGCCTCAGCGCTGCAGATCGGCGACGGCAACTCGCTCGACGCCTCCGTCTCACCGCACGGCTACCGGCTGCTCGCGCGCATCCCGCGCCTGCCCGGCTCGGTGGTGGAGCGGCTCATCACGCACTTCGGCACCCTGCAGCGGCTGCTGGGCGCCAGCCTCGACGACCTCCAGGCCGTCGAAGGTGTGGGCGACCTGCGCGCCCGCGGCGTGCGCGACGGCCTGTCCCGCCTCGCCGAGTCCAGCATCCTCGAGCGCTACGTCTGAGCCGACTGCCGCCTGACGTCAGTCCGTCCCGGCGGTCGAGCTGGCCTTGGGTCGCGTCGGCGTGGGCTTCGGCGTCGGCTTCTTCGCGGGCGCCGCGGTGGCCTTCGTCTCGGGCGTCTCCGGTGCGCGGCGGGCGAGCTTGAACGTGGCCTCGCCCGGCTCGCCGCCGTAGGTGCCGATCTTGAGCGTGTAGGTGCCCGGGGGCGCGAAGCCCTCGCTGCTGCCGCAGCCCGATCCCGATCCGCGACCGTTCCACTCGACGGGAGCGACGGTGCTCCAGCCGGCGGGCACGGCGACGGCCTCGTCGAAGAAGGCGGCCCGGCACACCGACGAGTCGTAGATCGGCGCGCGCTGGGTGTCGACCACGGCGAGCAGCTCGCTCGCGCTGGGCCGGAAGGTGCACGCGGTGCCGTCGAGCGCGGTCAGCATCAGGTCGATCCTGACCGGGCCGCCGGCGAACTGGCCGCCGGGAACCGAGGGGACGATCCTCACGTTGTCGGGCTCGCAGGGCTTCGCGTCGGTCTCGATCGCCACCGCCACCTGGTCGGTGGGTGCGGCCGTGGCCGGGGCGGTGCTGGCGGTCGGGGTGGGGGTGGGCTCGGTGGCGGCGGTGTCCTTCGCGTCGTCGCCACGGGTCCCGCCGACGACCTGGACGACGCCCCACGCGATGGCCAGGAGCGCGGCGAGGACGAGCAGCCTCCGCCGCCAGTAGACGTCGCGTCCGACCCGCCCGTTGCTCACCGCTCCACGTTATCCGCACGGTGCGGCGTGAAAGGATCGACGCGCCATGCCTGCGACCACTCCCCCGCCCGCCGAGCTGCACCGGCGCGTCATCGACTGGTACGACACGCATCGCCGCACGCTGCCGTGGCGCGAGGATCCTGGTCCCTGGCGCGTGATGGTCTCGGAGTTCATGCTGCAGCAGACCCCCGTGGTGCGGGTGCTTCCGGTCTTCGAGGCGTGGCTCGAGCGGTGGCCCACGCCGGCCGACCTGGCGGCGGCTCCGTCGGGTGAGGCCGTGCGCGCGTGGGGCCGGCTCGGCTACCCGCGCCGCGCGCTGCGCCTGCACGCGGCCGCGACGGCGATCGTCGAGAGCCACGACGGCGCGGTGCCGAGCACCTACGACGAGCTGCTCACGCTGCCGGGCGTCGGCGACTACACCGCCGCCGCCATCGCGTCGTTCGCCTACGGGCGGCGGGCGGTGGTGCTCGACACCAACGTGCGGCGGGTGTTCGCCCGGGTCGTGTCCGGGGTGCAGTACCCGTCCCAGGGCGTGCTGAGGGCCGAGCGCGACCTGGCGGCCTCCCTGCTGCCCGAGGACGACGCGGTCGCCGCCGCCTGGGCGGCGGCGACGATGGAGCTGGGGGCGGTGGTCTGCACGGCCCGCGCGCCCCGCTGCGAGGCGTGCCCCGTCGCCGACGTGTGCCGGTGGCGCGCGGCCGGCCATCCCCCGCACGACGGTCCACCTCGGCGCGGCCAGGCGTGGCACGGCACCGACCGCCAGTGCCGCGGCGCGCTGATGGCCGTGGTCCGCGACGCCGACGGACCCGTCGCGCCCGAGCTCGTCGCCGCGGCCTGGTCCGACACGGCCCAACGGGAGCGCTGCCTCGACTCGCTCCTCGACGACGGCCTGCTCGACCTCACCGACGACGGCCGCGTCACCCTGCCCGGCTAGGGCACGGAGGCCTCGATCGCGCGGACGAGGATCTCCCGCAGGACCTGCTGCTTGTGCGCGTTGTACTCCATGACGTGTCCACCGGCCGCCGATGCCGCGCGCTTCGCCTCGGCGTAGCGTCGCCGGTCCGCGGGATGCGCCCGGAGCCAGTCGCGGAAGATCCGCTGCCGGGCCGGCTCCTGTGCCGCGGGCCCGAACACGTGCACGTTCGCGCGCGGCTCGGCCGAGCGCAGCATCCGGTGCCCCTCCCACCACGGCTCGCGCACCGCCAGCACGAGCCCGGCCGACTCCAGCGCCGGCACGTAGGCGGCCTCGTCGTCGGCGTCCGGCACGATCACGGAGACGTCCACGATCGGCTTGGCGGGCAGGTCGGGCACGGAGGTCGAGCCGACGTGCTCGACCAGGAGCGCCGTTGCACCGATCGCGTCGACGATCCGCGACCGCAGCCGTTCGAAGTCCTCCACCCATCGCGGGTCGGGCTCCGCGATCGTCAGGTCACGCCCCGGACCGAACCCCTCGACCCACGGGCTCAGGCCCTCGGGAACGGCAGGCGCGGTGAGGTCCAGCAGGCGGGCGCGGTCCACGTCGTCGACCGTAGCGCGACGGGGTCAGGCGGGACCTTTGTAGCGAGCAAGACCCAGTGCATTGGCCCACAGCTCGGTGACGACGTCGAGCAGCTGGTCGAGATCGATGTCCGAGTTCAGGGCGATCGCGCGATGGGCCATCCGGCTGACCATGGCATTCAGGGCCAGGGCGATGAGCCACGGGTCCAGGTCGGGATTCACGAGTCCGCGCTCCTGGAACTCCCGGATCCGGCGGGCGTTGCGCCGGCCGAAGAGGTCACCTCGCACGACGCGCATCTCGGCGAAGCCCGGGTCGACCGTGGACGCCTGCTCGAACGCGACCATCAGGCCCGCGTTGCGCTGGTAGGACTCGAAGTAGGCCTGGTGAGCGGCGCGGATGGTGCTGATCGGGTCGGTCTCGACGTCCCGCAGCCGGCCGACGCCCGGGCGCATCATGTCGGCGAGGACGTCGTTGACGACCGCCGCCATGACCTCCTCCTTGCCGGTGAAGTAGGTGTAGAACGTGCCGGTCGAGCAGCCGGCCTCGACGGTGATGTCGGTGAGCCGCGCCCCGATGTACCCGTCGCGCGCGAACACCACCTTGGCCGCGGCGATCAGGGAAGCGCGCGTCCGGAGACCACGCTCGGTCGTGGGGACCTCCTTGACCACCGACGGGTGCTTGAGCAGCGGCTCGTCGAAGGTGGCCGCGGAGCCGTCCCCAACGACGCCGGCGTCGTCGTCCATGGAGACCTCCCCGTCACAGGTTGGCGCGCGAAATCTCCCCATATCCTACGAGTCGAGCGGCGGCCGTCGGCCCCAGGCGGGGCCGACCAGGTCTCGCGACGCCACCGGTCCCGTGGAGCGCACGCCCCGAGCGTGCGCAGTGCCGGATTTCGCACCATGGGCCTCGATGGACTCCTCGGACGCGTACGCCTCCAACAGGACGCAGTCGACGTACGCACCCGCTGCAGGTCGTGGCGCAGCCAGCCCTCGCCCTCGGGGAACGCGTCGCGAGCCTCCGCGAACGGCTCGTTGGTGCCCGGGTCTGTCCGCGAAGCCGACCGAGGCGTTGATCGTCATCGGGCCGACGACGTGGCGGCGCGGGGCACGATCACGAACTGCACGCCGCAGAACTCGAACTCCGCGTCCGTGACCTCGTGGCCGGCGGAGCGCGCACGCTCGAGGACCTGCTCCGGTTCCGACGCCTCGATGAACACCCGCGTGAAGGCGTTGGTCGACCCGGCCACGAAGCGGTCGACGGCCCCGCCATCGAGCTTGATGACCGCCTCACCGCTGTCGCTCTCGACCGGCTTGTCCATGAGGGTCGCCCACGTCGTCGCCATCGCGGCCGGATCGGTGCTGGTGCACTCCGCCGCGACGATCTGCGGCAGGTCGTCGCCCTGCACCTCCTCCTGCCAGCGGATCCCGGCCGGGGCGTAGGCGCCGAAGTAGTCCTCGTTGCCGTCGGTCTGGTTGAACTCCATGAGTGTTCCGCCGACGGAGCGAGGATCGAGTTGCATGTGCCGGAACGAGTCATGGCCGTAGTCGGCCTGGTTGTTCTCGGCCCCACGCAGTTCCGGCGTGCTCTCGAAGGCGACCCGCACTCCCTGCGCGTCGACCCGCTCGCGGATCTTCTCGTACTCGTCGGTGTCGTGGATGACCATGTAGCCGCCGCCACCGGGGTGCTTCGCCAGGAAGCGGGTCGCCGTGGTGCCGTCCTTCAGCGGCGCGATGAACTCGACGAAGGTCCCGCCGAAGCCCAGGAGGGCGTTCTCCAGGCCGAACTCGATGATCAGCGGGTCACGGTAGGCGATGTCGACGCCGAAGATCTCGGCGAGCTCGTCGGCGTCCGTGATCTGGGGTGAGGCGATGCACACTTGCCGCAGTCGAATCATGGTCGAATCCTTGTCGCTCGGGGCTGGGTCGGTGGCGGGGGCTCAGGAGCCGGTGAAGCGTGGCTCCCGGCGTCAGGTTCGCCGCTTAGCTGAAGCTCTGCTTCAGTCTGGCCAAGGCGCGTGGCGCCTTCCTGGGCAGCGCCGTCGCGAGGACGCACGAAGGGCCCGGGTCGATGACCCGGGCCCTGCGTGGTGGTGGTGCTCAGTCGTCGCTGCTGGCACCGGCCTCGACGGCCGGCGGAACCTCGGGCAGCTCGAGATCGGCCTTCGACGTGCCGGTGAAGGTGAACTCACCGTCCACGACGTCGACCACGACGATCTGGCCGGCGTGGAGCTCGCCGTAGAGCAGCTTCTCGGCCAGGACGTCCTCGACCTCACGCTGCACCGTGCGACGCAGCGGCCGCGCACCGAGCACGGGATCGAAGCCGTCGGCCGACAGCTTGATCTTCGCCGCGGTGGTGAGCTCGATGTCGATGTCCTTCTCGGCCAGGCGGGCCTCCAAGGAGCCAACCATCATGTCGACCATCCGCAGGATCTCCTCCTGCGTCAGCGGCGGGAACACGATGATCTCGTCGACGCGGTTCAGGAACTCCGGGCGGAAGTGCTGCTTGAGCTCCGTCCCGACGCGCTCCTTCATCTTCTCGTAGGTCCCCGCGACGTCGCCGGCCTGGGAGAAGCCCAGGTTGACGCCCTTGGAGATCTCACGCGCACCGAGGTTGGTGGTCATGATGATCACGGCGTTCTTGAAGTTGACGACGCGACCCTGACCGTCGGTGAGGTGACCCTCCTCGAGGATCTGCAGGAGCGAGTTGAAGATGTCCGGGTGGGCCTTCTCGATCTCGTCGAACAGGACCACGCTGAACGGCTTGCGCCGCACCTTCTCGGTGAGCTGGCCACCCTCCTCGTACCCGACGTAGCCCGGAGGCGAGCCGAACAGGCGCGAGACGGTGTGCTTCTCGCTGTACTCGCTCATGTCGAGCTGGATCAGCGCCTCGTCGTCGCCGAACAGGAAGTTCGCCAGCGCCTTGGACAGCCACGTCTTGCCGACGCCCGAGGGTCCGGCGAAGATGAACGATCCACCGGGACGACGGGGATCCTTCAGGCCGGCACGGCCGCGGCGGATCGCCCGGGACAGCGCCTTGATGGCCTCGTCCTGGCCGATGACGCGCTTGTGCAGCTCGTCCTCCATGTGCAGGAGCCGGCTGGACTCCTCCTCGCTGAGCTGGCCGACCGGGATGCCGGTCGCCTTGGCCAGGACCTCGGCGATGAGGTGCTCGTCGACGACCGCGACCTGGTCGAGGTCGCCGGCCTTCCAGGCGCGCTCACGCTCGTGCTTGGCGGCGATGAGCTTCTTCTCCTCGTCGCGAAGGCTCGCGGCGAGCTCGAAGTCCTGGGCGTCGATCGCGCCCTCCTTGCGGCGGCGGACGTCGGCGATCTGCTCGTCGAACTCCTTGAACTCCGGCGGCGCGGCGGCGCGACGGATGCGCAGGCGCGCACCGGCCTCGTCGATCAGGTCGATCGCCTTGTCCGGCAGGAACCGGTCGCTGACGTAGCGGTCGGCCATCGTGGCGGCGGCCACCAGGGCGTCGTCGGTGATCGAGACGCGGTGGTGCGCCTCGTACCGGTCGCGGAGCCCCTTGAGGATCTCGACCGAGTCGGCGACGGACGGCTCGTTGACGAGCACCGGCTGGAAGCGACGGTTGAGCGCCGCGTCCTTCTCGAAGTGCTTGCGGTACTCGTCGAGCGTCGTGGCGCCGATGGTCTGCAGCTCGCCGCGGGCCAGCATCGGCTTGAGGATGCTGGCGGCGTCGATCGCGCCCTCGGCGGCACCCGCACCCACCAGGGTGTGGATCTCGTCGATGAACAAGATGATGTCGCCGCGCGTGCGGATCTCCTTGAGGACCTTCTTGAGCCGCTCCTCGAAGTCGCCGCGGTAGCGCGAGCCGGCCACGAGCGCGCCGAGGTCGAGCGTGTAGATCTGCTTGTCCTTGAGCGTCTCGGGCACGTCGCCGCGCACGATGTCCTGGGCCAGCGACTCGACGACGGCGGTCTTGCCGACGCCCGGCTCGCCCACGAGGACAGGGTTGTTCTTCGTGCGGCGGCTCAGCGTCTGCATGACGCGCTCGGCCTCGTCGGCCCGGCCGATGACCGGGTCGAGCTTGCCCTCACGGGCGGCCTGCGTCAGGTTGCGGCCGAACTGGTCCAGCACGGCGCTGGACGCGGCGGCCGGAGCCTCGGTGCCGGCGCCCGTGGTCTCGGACTCCTTGCCCTGGAAGCCGCTGACCAACTGGATGACCTGCTGGCGGACGCGGTTGAGATCGGCGCCCAGCTTCACGAGGACCTGGGCGGCGACGCCCTCGCCCTCGCGGATCAGGCCGAGCAGGATGTGCTCGGTGCCGATGTAGGTGTGTCCCAGCTGCAGCGCCTCGCGCAGGCTCAGCTCGAGCACCTTCTTGGCGCGCGGGGTGAACGGGATGTGCCCGCTGGGTGCCTGCTGGCCCTGGCCGATGATGTCCTCGACCTGGCCGCGGACGGCTTCGAGCGAGATGTCAAGGCTTTCCAGCGCCTTCGCGGCGACGCCCTCACCCTCGTGGATGAGGCCCAGCAGGATGTGTTCGGTGCCGATGTAGTTGTGGCTGAGCATGCGCGCTTCCTCCTGCGCAAGCACCACGACTCGTCGGGCCCGGTCGGTGAATCTTTCGAACATGTCGGTCCCCTCTGCTGGACTGGTCTTTTCAGCATAGACGGGTCTCGGTGACCCGACTCGCCCTGTCCAGTTGCTTAACTCAACCGTCATCCACCGGCGGGGCTTCCACTGTTCGCTGTGGGCAGAACCCGATCACGTGCGGCCGGCTCCCACGGGCAGCAGCTCGCGCACCTGACGGCGCCGATCCGCCACCACCACGGCCAGGGCCAGGAGCAGGAAGAAGACCGCCACGGCCATCGTCCGGTCGGTCGACGACAGGTGCAGCGCGGCGGGCGCGGACGCGAGTGTCTCCCCCGCACCGTAGATCAAGGAGTAGTACGCGACCGAAGCCGCCGCGACGCCCAGGCT
This genomic interval from Aeromicrobium choanae contains the following:
- the disA gene encoding DNA integrity scanning diadenylate cyclase DisA; amino-acid sequence: MPVPDLRATLTSVAPGTALREGLERIMRGRTGALIVIGQDRIVDSISTGGFALDVPFTATGVRELAKMDGAIILDSSATRIMRAAVHLMPDPSIPTTESGTRHRTAERVARQTGVPVISVSASMHTIALYQDDQRYVLEEPTVVVSRANQALQTLERYRTRLDEVSDALSALEVEDLVTVRDVTAVAQRLEMVRRISDEIEMYVLELGSDGRLLSLQLNELVGGVDSERTLVVRDYLPAGADDQVIKVLDELAALESQEVLDLGIVASALQIGDGNSLDASVSPHGYRLLARIPRLPGSVVERLITHFGTLQRLLGASLDDLQAVEGVGDLRARGVRDGLSRLAESSILERYV
- a CDS encoding HhH-GPD family protein, with protein sequence MPATTPPPAELHRRVIDWYDTHRRTLPWREDPGPWRVMVSEFMLQQTPVVRVLPVFEAWLERWPTPADLAAAPSGEAVRAWGRLGYPRRALRLHAAATAIVESHDGAVPSTYDELLTLPGVGDYTAAAIASFAYGRRAVVLDTNVRRVFARVVSGVQYPSQGVLRAERDLAASLLPEDDAVAAAWAAATMELGAVVCTARAPRCEACPVADVCRWRAAGHPPHDGPPRRGQAWHGTDRQCRGALMAVVRDADGPVAPELVAAAWSDTAQRERCLDSLLDDGLLDLTDDGRVTLPG
- a CDS encoding SGNH hydrolase domain-containing protein; translated protein: MTTGGRATTAWCTIAGAASALVVLGLYWPGRLPGAAAATEILLVAAGALLGHALLVERRRPLGPALGAGLRLLVPPLLVLVATGLAVQRWLDLGEWEPVLRDIREAAFAATNIRGVDAESPVALFWIVALLVQSAVLVLVLRWVAGRLASGLGLIVLVLSVASFAWWAFDPAAHLGTRFWPVGLGVLVSLAMAGPAEAVERRDLALVAWLTTFAVPCIAVLGSGGVLATVTGAVVGLVLVLSGPAPGSPAVLLGPRVAAWFGAVAWAGLCWAGPALRLAPEVLGRDLGLRDRGALLLVVGAAAVATVGLVAAVRALVDRGGVWVAVAAASVLAAFLVTVPGIDRVEAIESDVARVESVMTADLPACLGAMTMAAVSEGRDCANPELDGVIRPPLNRARWDFESYLDCWSVPDDADLDVCQLGEDASPDPDVPRVLVLGDSHARVLLGAFRRLDERGVVEVDAAAKASCGWSTLPVLDRKDTERGPRCDVWRARLADWLEDHVRDYDVVVTTAYNGRMKGPKPRQVASHVEAWKPVVEAGVPVVALRDNPRLREDTLDCLTELDSRDWSKCDVPVEDLVPEFDPFEPAAEQLEGAHFVDTMPLFCVDGRCPAVIGGVNVYRDYNHVSATYSATLAPVLYREIARTGVFEPRRTAAQAVASMSD
- a CDS encoding GrpB family protein gives rise to the protein MDRARLLDLTAPAVPEGLSPWVEGFGPGRDLTIAEPDPRWVEDFERLRSRIVDAIGATALLVEHVGSTSVPDLPAKPIVDVSVIVPDADDEAAYVPALESAGLVLAVREPWWEGHRMLRSAEPRANVHVFGPAAQEPARQRIFRDWLRAHPADRRRYAEAKRAASAAGGHVMEYNAHKQQVLREILVRAIEASVP
- a CDS encoding VOC family protein encodes the protein MHLDHLSFAVGPAGLIETTTELSEKFGSVFQAGGIHPRFGTNNMILPLKNRQYLEVVEALEHPASDKAPFGQAVKARSELGGGWMGWCVSVDDIAPVEHRIGRHAVPGNRHRPDGYNLTWKQIGVHGMRADPQLPFVTCWDIPAEEHPSQMAESEIALVGLEIAGSPERLADWLGEPAVGALEQIEVRWVAPNGLPGILAAEFETPGGIVRI
- the radA gene encoding DNA repair protein RadA translates to MPPKTASAFACSECGWTTAKWVGRCGECQAWGTVDVVGGSSRNGRTAAGPVSSPAVPIAQVTATEAASVGSGIPELDRVLGGGVVSGAVMLMAGEPGVGKSTLLLEVAARWARAGRRTLYVSGEESAAQVRLRAERTGALADELFLAAETDLGGLLTHIDAVKPSLLIVDSVQTIGSASIEGVPGGVTQVREVAATVIGRAKAEGIATLLVGHVTKDGSVAGPRVLEHLVDVVLQFEGDRTSRLRLLRATKNRFGPVDEIGCFDLVDAGIVEVPDPTGLFVSRHESPVPGTCVTVTMEGRRPLLAEVQALTVAATTPSPRRSSSGLDSSRVAMLLAVLSKTGVSLGNQDVYTASVGGARLHEPSVDLAVALAVISAAGGSPLPGGLVAIGEVGLAGEVRPVRGLEARLREAARIGFTHAIVPTGTENLDRVGLKVLRTGDLAAALRALP
- a CDS encoding TetR/AcrR family transcriptional regulator, producing the protein MDDDAGVVGDGSAATFDEPLLKHPSVVKEVPTTERGLRTRASLIAAAKVVFARDGYIGARLTDITVEAGCSTGTFYTYFTGKEEVMAAVVNDVLADMMRPGVGRLRDVETDPISTIRAAHQAYFESYQRNAGLMVAFEQASTVDPGFAEMRVVRGDLFGRRNARRIREFQERGLVNPDLDPWLIALALNAMVSRMAHRAIALNSDIDLDQLLDVVTELWANALGLARYKGPA